In the Nocardioides marmotae genome, TGGTCGACGACGGCGGCAACGGCGTGGTGCTCACCTCGATCCACGGCCGCAGCGACTCGCGCACCTACGCCAAGACGGTCGCGGGCTGGACCTGCGAGCAGCAGCTCTCCCCCGAGGAGGAGGAGGCGATCTCCGCCGCCCGCCCCTGAGCAGCCCCTGACCAGCCCTGACCAGCCCTGACCGGCTGCCGAGCAGCGGTCAGCGGGGGACGCGCACGAGCAGGCGTCCGTGGATGCACTCCATGCTCAGCTCGCGGCCGGGGCCGATGGAGTCGCCGTCGAGCTGGCGCGGGGTGTCCTTCTCGGCGCGCACCACGACCGAGGCGCCGGTCTTGCGGTCGACGAGCTCGTCGGTGTGCGGCCGCTTGAGCATGACCCGCCAGGCGAGCGGGACCCAGGCGAAGAAGTTGCCCGGGTGCAGGATCACCACGTCGAGCTGGCCGTCGTCGATGGCGGCGTCGGGCAGCAGCGGCATGCCGGCCTGGAGGAACCCGACGTTGCCGACCACCACGGTGCGGGCGCGGTGCTTGGTGAACTCGCCGCCGTCGACGGAGATCTCCACCTTCACGGCCGGGAACATCAGCGACTTCAGCCCGGAGACGACGTAGGCGACCCAGCCGACCTTCTTCTTCAGCTCCTCGTTGACGCCCTCCATGATCGCGGCGTCGAAGCCCATGCCGGCCATCACCATGAAGTGGGTGTCCGGCTCCACGCCGTCGCCCTCGACGCGCACCAGGTCGATCGCACGGTCCTGCCCGTTGAGCCCGATGTCGATGGCCGAGCGGAGGTAGAGCGGGATGCCGAGGTTGCGGGCCAGCAGGTTGCCGGTGCCGGCCGGGATGATGCCGACGGGGATGCCGGTGCCGGCGAGCTCGGCGCACACCTCGCGCACCGTGCCGTCGCCGCCGCAGACGAGGACCAGGTCGGACCCCTCGACCGCGGCCTGCTCGGCCATCCCGCCGCCGGGGTCCTCGACGGTCGTGTAGTGCCACCGCGGCTCGGACCAGCCGGCGTCGCGGGCCATCGCGGTGACCGTGGCGCGGAAGTCGTCGAGGTCCTCGACCTTGATCGGGTTGACCACGACCGCGAGCCGGTGCTGGGACTCGAAGACCTCGGGCAGCGGCTCGGAGCGGCCCGCGATGCTGCGCGGCAGCGGGTTGAGCACCGCGAGCCCGAGCAGCACCATGCCGGCGCCGAGCAGCACCCCGCCGATCACGTCGGAGGGGAAGTGCCGGCCCAGCAGCACCCGGTCCAGGCAGACCACGACGACCAGCACCACGATGCCGACGTACGCCGGCCGGCGGGCGCTCGAGCGGCGCACCAGCATCGCGACCAGCACGACGAGCACGCCGCCGAAGGCCGCCACCGAGGACGCGTGGCCGGAGGGGAAGGACTTGGTGCTCAGCAGCGCCTCGCCCAGCTGCCACTCCGGCCGGTCCCGGGCGGTCCACAGCTTGATCCCGGTGGTCGCCAACGACGTGGCGACCATGACGGCCACGACGTACGCCGCCGCGCGGACGTGCTTCTTGGAGAACATCGCCGCCGCGACCACGATCGTCAGGATCGTCATCCCGATCGTCGAGAACGCGACCTCGATCCAGCGCAGCGGGCCGGACAGCCAGTCGACGTCGACCGCCCACTGCTGGGCGGGGTCGCCGCGCTCGTCGAAGGCGGCGAGCGGGCCCCAGCCCTGCACGACCCCGATGCCGAGCAGCGCCAGGAGCACGAAGAAGGCGGCGGCCCAGGTCAGGGGGGCGACGCGGGGGCGGTCCAGCACCTCGACAGTATGACCCGCCGGTAGCACGTGCCCGGAACTCGCGTGAGGCGCCCCGAGCCCGGCGGCTAGCCTTGCCGACATGATCGACCCCCGCATCCTCCGCGACGACCCCGACCGCGTGCGCGCCGCCCAGGCCAAGCGCGGGCTGTCCGACGAGGTGGTCGACCGCGCGCTCTCCGCCGACGCCGCCCGCCGCGCCGCGATCGGCACCTTCGAGTCCCGCCGCGCCGAGCAGAAGCAGCTCGGCAAGCAGGTCGCCAAGGCCCAGGGCGAGGAGAAGGCCGACCTGCTGGCTCGCACCAAGGCGCTGGCCGCCGAGGTCAAGCAGGCCGAGGCCGCCCAGGCCGCTGCCGAGGAGGAGTGGCAGGCGGCGCTGATGTCGCTGCCGAACCTCGCCGCGCCGGAGGCCCCCGAGGGCGGCGAGGACGACTTCGTGGTCCTCGAGGAGATCGGCACGCCCCGGGACTTCGTCGCGGAGGGCTTCGAGCCGCGCGACCACATCGAGCTCGGCCGGATGCTCGGCGCGATCGACCTCGAGCGGGGCGCCAAGGTGTCCGGCTCGCGCTTCTACTTCCTCACCGGCGTCGGCGCGCAGCTGGAGCTGGCGCTGGTCAACCTCGCGATGGAGCAGGCCCGCGAGGCCGGCTTCACCCAGGTCGTCGCGCCCTCGCTGGTGCGCCCGCGGGCCATGGAGGGCACCGGCTTCCTCGGCCAGGCCGCCGACGACGTCTACCGGATCGAGGGCGAGGACCTCTACCTGGTCGGCACCTCGGAGGTGCCGATGGCGGCGTACCACTCCGACGAGATCCTCGACGGCGCGTCGCTGCCCCTGCGGTACGCCGCGTTCAGCCCCTGCTTCCGCAAGGAGGCCGGCTCGCACGGCAAGGACACCAAGGGGATCATCCGCGTCCACTGGTTCGACAAGGTCGAGATGTTCGTCTACTCGACCCTCGAGGAGTCCTACGCCGAGCACCAGCGGCTGCTCGGGTGGGAGAAGGAGTTCCTCGACAAGCTCGAGCTGGCCTACCGCGTCATCGACGTGGCGACCGGCGACCTCGGGCTCTCCGCGATCCGCAAGTTCGACTGCGAGGCCTGGATCCCCACGCAGGGCCGGTACCGCGAGCTCACCTCGACCTCGAACTGCACCGAGTTCCAGTCGCGCCGCCTCGACATCCGGGTCCGCCAGGACGGCGAGGTGAAGCCGGCCGCGACGCTCAACGGCACGCTGACCGCCATCCCGCGCACAATCGTGGCGATCCTCGAGACCCACCAGCAGGCCGACGGGTCGGTGCGCGTCCCGAAGGCGCTGCAGCCGTACATGGGCGGCCGCGAGGTGCTCGAGCCGGTGGCCCCGTGAGCGCACCGGCCCCGGGCACCGACGGCTGGCAGCCGAAGGTCGTCGCGCTCGACATCGACGGGACCCTGCTGAAGTGGGTCGAGGGCGGCGGGAGCACCCACGAGGAGATCGCGCCCGCCGTGTACGACGCCGTGCGCCGCGTCCGCGAGGCCGGCGGCCACGTGGTGCTCGCCTCGGGTCGCTCCCCGCACGGCATGACGACCATCGCCGACCTGCTCGACCTCCACCCGGGCGTGCACGTCGACGACGACCCGCTGTGGGTCGTCGCCTCGAACGGCGCGGTGGTCTTCCGCTACCCGCCGTTGGAGGTCGTCCACGAGGAGACCTTCGACGCCGGGGAGGCCGTCAAGGCCGTCCTCGAGCGGCACCCGAAGGCGCTGGTGGCCGTCGAGGAGCGCGGCGTGGGCTACCGCGTCACCTCGCACTTCCCCGAGGGCGAGCTGTCCGGCGACATGATCGTCACCGACCTCGAGGACCTCGTCGCCGGCCCGGTCAGCCGCGTGATCATCCGCGACCCCGAGGCGACCGCCGACGAGTTCGTCGCCCTCGCCGCGGAGCTCGGGCTGCACGGCACCAACTACATCGTCGGCTGGACCGCCTGGCTCGACATCGCTCCCATCGGCGTCTCCAAGGCCTCCGGCCTCGAGCGGGTCTGCGCCGAGCTGGGCTGCACCGCCGCCGACGTCCTGGCGATCGGCGACGGCCGCAACGACATCGAGATGCTGGAGTGGGCCGGCCGCGGGGTGGCGATGGGGCAGGCCATCGAGGTCGTCCGCGCGGCCGCCGACGCGGTGACCGCCACGGTCGGCGAGGACGGCGCGGCGCAGGAGATCGCGCGCTGGTTCCCCGCGTGACCCTCCCCGCGATGCTCAGCACCGAGCGGCTGCGCCTGCCGCTGTGGACGGCCGACGACGTCGCGGCCTTCCGCGCCGGCGAGCGCCGTCCGGGCTGGCACGCGGACTACCCCCGCCGCGACGACCTCGACGCGACCACGATCTGGCGCGACGGCGACCCGTGGGGCCCGCGGCACGTGGTGCGCGGCGTCACCGCGCTCGGTTCGATCGGGTTCTTCGGCCCGCCCGAGCCGGCGGCCGACGGCGTGCCCGAGGTCGAGGTGGGCTACGGGCTGGTCCCCGAGGCCCGCGGCTACGGGTTCGCCACCGAGGCGCTCCAGGGGCTGCTCGCCGAGGCCGACCGGCACGGGGTGCGGGTCCGCGCCAGCGTCGAGCCCACCAACGCCGCGAGCATCCGGGTGCTCGCGAAGTGCGGCTTCACCGAGCTGCGGGGCGCGAACGAGGAGGGCGAGCTCGTCATGGCCCGCCCGTTGCCGACGTGAGGCCGAGGTGAGGCGCCCCCGCCTGGTCGCCACCGACCTCGACGGCACCCTGGTCCGCTCCGACGGCACCGTGTCGGACTACACCGCCGAGGTGCTCGCGAAGGTCGAGGCGCTCGGCGTCCCGGTCGTCTTCGTCACCGGCCGCCCGCTGCGGTGGGCCGAGGAGGTCTTCGAGCACGTCGGGGAGCACGGCCTGGCGATCGTCTCCAACGGCGCCCTGGTCTGGGACGTCGCCCGCAGCAGCGTCCACCTCGAGCGACCCATCCCGCCGGGCGTCGCGCTCGAGGTCTGCCGCGACCTGCGCGCGGCCGTGCCCGGCACGTCGTACGCCGTGGAGGACCTGGACGGGATCGGCCTGGAGCCGCACTTCATGGAGCGCTACCCGATGCCGCTCGGTTCGCGCCGCGGCCCGGTCGAGGACCTGCTCGCCCGGCCGCCGCTGAAGCTGCTGGTTCGCCACGAGGAGCTCGGGGCCCAGGACTTCTGGGACCGCGCCGAGGAGGTCAACGCCGGGCGGCTCACCTTCACCTGGTCCTCCTCGACCACGCTGCTGGAGGTCAGCGGACCCGGTGTCACCAAGGCCTCGACCCTCGAGCTGCTCTGCACCGACCTCGGCGTCGGCGCCGAGGACGTCATCGCCTTCGGCGACATGCCCAACGACCTGCCGATGCTGTCCTGGGCCGGGACGGCGTACGCCATGGCCGACGCGCACCCCACCGTGACCGCCACCGCCTCGCACGTCGCGCCCGGCCACGACGAGGACGGCGTCGCGCGGGTCCTGGCTGGTGTCTTCGACCTCTGATCTGTTCTGATGCTCCCCGTGCTCCGACGTGCCCTGGCGACCGCCCTGCTCGGCGCCGCGTGCGTCGCGGGGCCGGTGGCCGCCCCGGCCGTCGCCGCACCGGCGGCCCCGCCCGCCTGTCCGACGGTGACCGTCCAGGACGCGACCCGGCGGGCCGACGCCGTCTTCCTCGGCACCGTGGAGTCCGCCGCGCGGGCCGGCTCGTCGGGGTCGACCACCCGCTACGAACAGCAGGTCACCGTCGAGCGGGTCTGGAAGGGCGGGCTGTCGACCGAGCAGGTGGAGGTCCGCACCGAGCGCGTCGCCGGCGCCGGCGGCCGGTCCTGCGTCGCGGGCCTCGGTGAGCTGGCCACCGGCACCACGTACCTCTTCTTCGTCGAGCGTCGCGCCAACGGCTGGAGCGCCGACGGCGCCGGCCGCACCGCCCCGGCCGATGACCAGATCGTCGGCCAGGTCACCCGGCTGCTCGGCCCCGGCACCACGCCGGTCGCGCCCGCGCCGGAGACCGCCGCGTTCACCCGGGTCGCCGACAGCGAGCCGGCCCCGCTGACCCGCACCGCCGCCCCCGGGCTGGCGATGGTGATCGTCGGGCTGCTCGGGCTCGCCGTGGTCCGGCGCCTCGGGCGCCGCTAGGACCTGCTGCCGGGAGCTGCCCGGCCCTTCCCGTCGTACGACGGGAGGGGGTCAGAGGTACATGCCTCCGGACTCGCCGGGCGCGGCCGCGCCGCCCGGGTCCTGCCGCGGCTGCTGGCCCATCGTGGGCATGGCGCCGGCGGCGCCGGGCACGGCGCCGGGCGGGAGCGAGCGGCGGATCTGCTCGAACTGCGCGCGGGCGGCGACCTGCTGGGCGTAGATCGCGGTCTGGATCCCGTGGAAGAGGCCCTCGAGCCACCCGACGAGCTGCGCCTGGGCGATCCGGAGCTCGCCCTCCGACGGCGTGGCGTCCTCGGTGAAGGGGAGCGCGAGCCGGCTCAGCTCCTCGACCAGCTCGGGCGCGAGCCCGGCCTCGAGCTCCTTGATGGAGGCGGCGTGGATGTCCTTGAGCCGGTTGCGGCTGGCCTCGTCGAGGGGCGCGGCCTTCACCTCGTCGAGGAGCTGGCGGATCATCCCGCCGATCCGCATCACCTTCGCCGGCTGCTCGACCAGCTCGGTGACCGAGCGCTGCTCCTCGTCCTCCTCACCGGCAGGCTCGGGAGCGCCGCCCACCTGCTCCTGGAGGGCCGAGACGGGCACGGACCCCAGGGGCTGGCCGTCGGGGCCGACGACGACGACGTGCTGCTGGGGCTCCTCCGCAGGACCGGTCATGACTTCGAACATAGTCCCTCCCACCCAGCCCGGCGGGCTCAGAGGGTCAGCACGATCTTGCCGGTGTGCTCGCCGGACTCCATCAGCTCGTGCGCGCGCACGACGTCCTCGAGCGGCATCGTGCCGTGCACGACCGGGCGCACCGACGCCTCGGCGAGCAGCGGCCAGACGTGCTCGACGACCGAGGCGCAGATCGCGCTCTTGCCCTCGACCGGTCGGCCGCGCAGCGAGGTGGCGATGACCGCGCCGCGCTTGCCGAGGAGCTTGGCGATGTCGAGCTCGCCCTTGGTCCCGCCCTGCATGCCGATGATGACCAGCCGGCCCTCGGGGGCGAGGACGTCGACGTTGCGGCCGAGGTACTTCGCGCCCATGTTGTCGAGCACCACGTCGGCGCCGGCCCCGTCGGTCGCGGCCCGCACCGCCTCGACGAAGTCCTCGTCGCGGTAGTTGATCGTCACGTCCGCGCCCAGCTCGCGGCAGTACGCCAGCTTCTCGGCCGTCCCGCTGGTGGTCATCACCCGCGCGCCGGTCGCCGCGGCGAGCTGGATCGCGAAGGTCCCGATGCCGCCGGCGCCGCCGTGCACGAGCAGGTTCTCCCCGGGGCGCAGCCCGGCGACCATGAACAGGTTGGACCAGACGGTGCAGGCGACCTCCGGCACGGCCGCGGCGGTGACCAGGTCGATCCCGTCCGGCACCGGCATCACCTGCCCGGCGGGCACGACGACCCGCGAGGCGTAGCCGCCGCCGGCGAGCAGCGCGCACACCTCGTCGCCGACCGCCCAGCCCTCGACGCCCTCGCCGAGGGCCGCGACCGTGCCGCTGCACTCCAGGCCGATGACGTCCGAGGCGCCCTTCGGAGGCGGGTAGAAGCCCTGCCGCTGAAGCAGGTCGGCCCGGTTGACCGCTGTCGCCGCGACGGCGATCGCCACCTCCCCGGGCCCCGGCTCGACGTCCGGCACCTCCTGCACGCTGAGGACCTCCGGCCCACCGGCCCCGTCGGCGATCACGGCTCGCATGCGCCCACCCTAGGAGGCGTGCCGAGGGATCAGTCCGCGCCGTCCCCGCGGTGGTCGACCGCGACGTCGTCCGGGGCCGGTACGTCGGGGTCCGGCGCGCCGGCCGGCCGGTCCCAGGCCTCCGCGAGCCGCTGCGCCCGCGCGGCGAGCCGCTCGACGCCGGCCGGGTCCGCGCCGGCCGCCCCGGCGGCGTACCCCAGGAGGTAGGCGGTGATCGGCGCCGCGGGCCGCTGGACCGCGTGGGCGACGACGCGGGCGAGGTCGAGCACGAGCGCCTCGTCCATCTCCTCCTCGACCCCGAGGACGTCGCTGAGCTCGTCGATCCAGTCGTGCAGGTCCACGGCGACACGATGACCGACCGGCGGGGCGCCCCGCAACCGGGTCAGAGGTCGCGCAGGTCGGCCCAGCTGTCCACGTCGCGGTGCTCGCGCCCCTCGGCGGGCACGGCCGCCAGGTCGAGCGGCGCGAGGAGCCGGTGCAGCGCGGCGCCGTGCTGGTCCTCGTGGTCGGGCCGCACCGCGTCGAGCCGGGCCAGGTCGAGCACGAGCGCGAGCTGCCGGCGGCCGTCGGGCCCGACCAGCGCGGCCCCGTCGCGGCCGGCGGCGGCCTCGTGGAGCCGGCGCAGCGTCCAGGGCGTCACGTGCGGCATGTCGACGGCCAGCACCGCCAGCGTCGGCGTGCTCCGCAGCAGCGCGTCGCGGCCGGTGAGCAGCGCGGCGACGGGGCCGCCGTACCGCGGGCTCTCCCGGACGAACGTCACCGGCCGCTCGGTCGGCACCGGGTCGCCCACGACCACCACCTCAGCGGCGTCGACGACCGCGTCGAGCGCGTGGGCGAGCAGGGTCCGCCCGGCGACCTCCACCGAGGCCTTGTCGGCCCCGCCGAGACGGGCCGCGCGGCCGCCGGCCAGGACCACCGCGCAGAAGCTCTCGAGCACCGCTCGATCCTGCCCCACCCGGGCGGGAGTGGCACGCTGGGTCCGTGCGCTCCCCGCTGCGTGTGTCCCTCGTCCAGGAGGCCGCCGGCCTCGACCCCGCCGAGAACCGGGCCCGGCTCGACGCGCTCGTGCCCGGCGACACCGACCTGGTCGTGCTGCCCGAGGCGTTCGCCCGGGACTTCGGCGAGGCCGGCTCCGACGTGGGTCCGTACGCCGAGCCGGTCGACGGCCCGTTCGGCACCGAGGTCGCCCGGGTCGCCCGCGAGCGCGGCACGACCGTCGTCGCGGGGATGTTCGAGACCGGCCCCGACCCGGCCCGCCCCTACAACACCCTCCTCGTCCGCGGCGGTGCCCAGGCGGCGTACCGGAAGGTGCACCTCTACGACTCCTTCGGCTACCGCGAGTCCGACCGGCTCACCGCCGGCGAGGTGGAGCCGGTGGTCCTCGACGTCGCCGGCACCCGCGTGGGCCTGATGACCTGCTACGACCTGCGCTTCCCCGAGCTGGCCCGCCTGCTCGTCGACCGGGGCTCGGAGGTGCTCGTGGTGCCGGCCGCCTGGGTCGCGGGGGAGCGGAAGGTCGACCACTGGCGCACCCTGGTGCGCGCCCGCGCCATCGAGAACACCGTGTTCGTCCTCGCCTGCGGGCAGCCCGCCCCGCGCTACAGCGGCCACTCGCTGGTCGTCGACCCGCTGGGCGACGTGCTCGCCGAGGCCGGCGAGGGCGCGGGGGTGCTGAGCGCCGAGCTGCGCCCCGAGGCGCTCGAGCAGGCCCGCCGGACCAACCCCTCCCTGGCCAACCGACGTCTGTAACGTTGCTCGCCATGCCCCGCGCCACCCCCCGCCGCCGCGCCGAGCCACCGAGCCCGGCCCCGCCGGAGCGCCGGGAGCCCCGGGAGGCCGGGGAGGCCCGGGGTCCACGGGCGTGGTGGTCGCGGTGGTCGCGGGGGAGCGCGCCGCAGGTGAGCGGGCGGACCAAGGTGACGATCGCCTGGGTCGTCGTCGGGATCGCCGTCGCCGCACTGGTCGCCGGGATGGTTCCGGTCGGTCCGGGCTGGCTCCCCGGCGTCGGGTCGGTCGCCGTCGCGACGACGTACACCTGGGCGCTCGGGGCGCGCACCGGCGGCCGACCCCTGCTCACCGCGGCCGCGGCCCTGCTCGTCGGGGTCGTCGCCCTGGTCTCCGGCAGCGACGTCCTGCGCACCGGCGCCGCGGTGCTGACCTGCGTGGTGAGTGCGGTGCTGGCGGTGATGGCGACCGTGCCGGCCCGGCGGTTCTGGGAGGCGGCGCGGGAGTGCTCCTTCGCGCTGTTCGTCGCCGCGATCGGTGGGCTGGCCACCGTCGGCTTCGAGCCGCGGGTCGCCCTGCTCCGCTTCGAGTACGTCACCCTCGGGCTGGCGCTCGTCGGAGTCTTCCTCCTCGTCCACCGCCTCGGCGCGGGCCTGCACGGGCTCGGCCGCCGCGGGGTCGTGGTCGTCCTCCTCGGCACCGGGGTGCTCGCGATCACGCTGGCCTACGCCGAGCTGCTGCGCCGCTACGGCACCCCCGGCCTGGTGGACTCGCTGCTCGACGTGGTGCGCTGGAGCCGGGACAACCTCGGCGCGTTCCCGCGGCCCATCGAGACCGTCCTCGGCGTCCCCGCCCTGGTCTGGGGCTGCCACATGCGCGCCCGGCGCCGGCAGGGCTGGTGGGTCTGCGCCTTCGGCGTGTGCGCGACCGTGCCGGTCGCCAACGCCCTGGCCAACCCCTCGATCTCGCTGCTCGAGTGCGCGCTGTCGCTCATCTACGGCGCCCTCGTCGGGCTGCTGCTCGGGTACGCCGTCATCCGCGCCGACCTGGCCCTGACCGGGCCGCGGGGCCGGCGGTCGCGGCGCGCCGAGGAGGCGGCCGCCGGGCGCCCGGAGCCGCGGCGTACCGACGCGCTGCTCTGACCCGGGCCCCGAGTCGGATCTGGATCGGAGCTAGAGGAGGACCTCGACGAGCACGTCGCCCTCCTGGACGACGTCGCCGGCCGCGACCTTGACCGCGCGGACCGTGCCGGCGTGCTCGACGACGACGGGGATCTCCATCTTCATCGACTCCAGCAGCACCACGGTGTCGCCGGGGGCGACCGCCGTGCCCGGCTCCACGACCACCGACATCACGTTGGCGACCATCTCGGCGACGATCTCGCTGACCTGCTCCCGGGGCATGCTCGCGACGCTAGCCGTTACCCGGGGGTACCCGCGCATCCGCCGCGGGCGGGCCCGGCGGAGGCAGGTGCTGGCAGAGGGGGCGGGATTCGAACCCGCGGTAGGTCTCCCTACGACCGCTTTCAAGGCGGTTCCGATCGGCCACTCCGGCACCCCTCCGTGTCGGCTGCGCGCAGGGCGGCGGCCGACGGGAGGAGTGTAGGAGACGCCCCGCCCGCGCCGCCGGGTTCCGGCCCGGCCCCGACCCGCCGGGAGCCTGCGACCCGGGCCTGGAGGACAATCGGGGGCATGTCCGACGCAGCACCCTCCGCAGCCTCCGGCGCGCCGCAGCCCGGCACGACGCCCACCGAGTACCGCCTCGCCCCGACCGTGGCCGTCCGGTTCGTCGGCGCCGCGCTCGTGCTCCTCGCCGTGCTCGTCCTGGTCGCCACGGCCCTGGTCGCCACCGGCCTGCCCGGCGACGTCGTGGTCGTGCTCGCCGCCCTCGGTGTCCTCGGCGTGCTGGCGCTCGGCTGGTGGCTGCGCTCGGGGCTCGCGGTGGTCCGCTTCGACGACGCCGGCTACCGCGTCCGGCTGGTGCGCGGCGCAGGCGTGAAGCAGGCGGCGTGGAGCGAGGTGCAGGAGGCGCAGACCGCCTCGCCGCGCGGCATCCGGTGCATCGTGCTGCGGCTGGTCGACGGCCGTACGACGACGATCCCGGTCGACGTCCTCGCCGGGGACCCCGACGAGGTGGTCCGCGAGCTGCAGGTGCGGCTGCGCCGCGGCGAGGGCCTCCGGCCCCTCTGAGGGTCTGCCGGCGGCCCTGATTGGCCGCGGCGGCTCGGCGCCTTGTAGCCTGTGCGCGCTGTCGAGGAGGCGTCGCCTAGTCCGGTCTATGGCGCCCGCCTGCTAAGCGGGTTGAGGGCTACAACCCTCTCGCGGGTTCAAATCCCGCCGCCTCCGCCAGCCCGACCCCCGCGCGGCCCGCCGCGCGGGGGTCGTCTGCACTACCCTGCAGACCGGCGCTGACCGGCGGCCGAGCGGGGCCCACCCCGGCTGCAGGTTCCTGCACTGCACATTTGTGAGCCAGCGTCCGGGGTCTCCTGCCGGCCCGGTCGGGCCAGACTGGGGCCCGGCGCCGGCACGGGCGCCGGACACAGGACACAGAGGTGGGACTCATGAGCATCGTTCGCAAGGTCGGCATCACCGTCGCAGCAGCAACCGTCAGCATCGGTCTCCTCGCGGTCTCCGCGCCCGCGGCCCAGGCCGACACCACGTGGGGCTACCGGGTCGCTCCCACGGCCGGGAAGTAACCCCCCGACCCGCCCGGGCACGCTGCCCGTCCCCCCGGTGGCAGCGTCCGCCGTCCCGTCCCCCCAACCCCGGACGGCGCCCGGGCCGTCTCGAGACCGGCGACCGCACAGGTCGCCGGTCTCGATGCATCTCCGGGCCTCCTGTGGCCTCGCCCGGGTACC is a window encoding:
- a CDS encoding diacylglycerol kinase family protein → MLDRPRVAPLTWAAAFFVLLALLGIGVVQGWGPLAAFDERGDPAQQWAVDVDWLSGPLRWIEVAFSTIGMTILTIVVAAAMFSKKHVRAAAYVVAVMVATSLATTGIKLWTARDRPEWQLGEALLSTKSFPSGHASSVAAFGGVLVVLVAMLVRRSSARRPAYVGIVVLVVVVCLDRVLLGRHFPSDVIGGVLLGAGMVLLGLAVLNPLPRSIAGRSEPLPEVFESQHRLAVVVNPIKVEDLDDFRATVTAMARDAGWSEPRWHYTTVEDPGGGMAEQAAVEGSDLVLVCGGDGTVREVCAELAGTGIPVGIIPAGTGNLLARNLGIPLYLRSAIDIGLNGQDRAIDLVRVEGDGVEPDTHFMVMAGMGFDAAIMEGVNEELKKKVGWVAYVVSGLKSLMFPAVKVEISVDGGEFTKHRARTVVVGNVGFLQAGMPLLPDAAIDDGQLDVVILHPGNFFAWVPLAWRVMLKRPHTDELVDRKTGASVVVRAEKDTPRQLDGDSIGPGRELSMECIHGRLLVRVPR
- the serS gene encoding serine--tRNA ligase; translated protein: MIDPRILRDDPDRVRAAQAKRGLSDEVVDRALSADAARRAAIGTFESRRAEQKQLGKQVAKAQGEEKADLLARTKALAAEVKQAEAAQAAAEEEWQAALMSLPNLAAPEAPEGGEDDFVVLEEIGTPRDFVAEGFEPRDHIELGRMLGAIDLERGAKVSGSRFYFLTGVGAQLELALVNLAMEQAREAGFTQVVAPSLVRPRAMEGTGFLGQAADDVYRIEGEDLYLVGTSEVPMAAYHSDEILDGASLPLRYAAFSPCFRKEAGSHGKDTKGIIRVHWFDKVEMFVYSTLEESYAEHQRLLGWEKEFLDKLELAYRVIDVATGDLGLSAIRKFDCEAWIPTQGRYRELTSTSNCTEFQSRRLDIRVRQDGEVKPAATLNGTLTAIPRTIVAILETHQQADGSVRVPKALQPYMGGREVLEPVAP
- a CDS encoding HAD family hydrolase yields the protein MSAPAPGTDGWQPKVVALDIDGTLLKWVEGGGSTHEEIAPAVYDAVRRVREAGGHVVLASGRSPHGMTTIADLLDLHPGVHVDDDPLWVVASNGAVVFRYPPLEVVHEETFDAGEAVKAVLERHPKALVAVEERGVGYRVTSHFPEGELSGDMIVTDLEDLVAGPVSRVIIRDPEATADEFVALAAELGLHGTNYIVGWTAWLDIAPIGVSKASGLERVCAELGCTAADVLAIGDGRNDIEMLEWAGRGVAMGQAIEVVRAAADAVTATVGEDGAAQEIARWFPA
- a CDS encoding GNAT family N-acetyltransferase codes for the protein MTLPAMLSTERLRLPLWTADDVAAFRAGERRPGWHADYPRRDDLDATTIWRDGDPWGPRHVVRGVTALGSIGFFGPPEPAADGVPEVEVGYGLVPEARGYGFATEALQGLLAEADRHGVRVRASVEPTNAASIRVLAKCGFTELRGANEEGELVMARPLPT
- a CDS encoding HAD family hydrolase; this translates as MRRPRLVATDLDGTLVRSDGTVSDYTAEVLAKVEALGVPVVFVTGRPLRWAEEVFEHVGEHGLAIVSNGALVWDVARSSVHLERPIPPGVALEVCRDLRAAVPGTSYAVEDLDGIGLEPHFMERYPMPLGSRRGPVEDLLARPPLKLLVRHEELGAQDFWDRAEEVNAGRLTFTWSSSTTLLEVSGPGVTKASTLELLCTDLGVGAEDVIAFGDMPNDLPMLSWAGTAYAMADAHPTVTATASHVAPGHDEDGVARVLAGVFDL
- a CDS encoding bacterial proteasome activator family protein, whose product is MTGPAEEPQQHVVVVGPDGQPLGSVPVSALQEQVGGAPEPAGEEDEEQRSVTELVEQPAKVMRIGGMIRQLLDEVKAAPLDEASRNRLKDIHAASIKELEAGLAPELVEELSRLALPFTEDATPSEGELRIAQAQLVGWLEGLFHGIQTAIYAQQVAARAQFEQIRRSLPPGAVPGAAGAMPTMGQQPRQDPGGAAAPGESGGMYL
- a CDS encoding NAD(P)H-quinone oxidoreductase translates to MRAVIADGAGGPEVLSVQEVPDVEPGPGEVAIAVAATAVNRADLLQRQGFYPPPKGASDVIGLECSGTVAALGEGVEGWAVGDEVCALLAGGGYASRVVVPAGQVMPVPDGIDLVTAAAVPEVACTVWSNLFMVAGLRPGENLLVHGGAGGIGTFAIQLAAATGARVMTTSGTAEKLAYCRELGADVTINYRDEDFVEAVRAATDGAGADVVLDNMGAKYLGRNVDVLAPEGRLVIIGMQGGTKGELDIAKLLGKRGAVIATSLRGRPVEGKSAICASVVEHVWPLLAEASVRPVVHGTMPLEDVVRAHELMESGEHTGKIVLTL
- a CDS encoding DUF6457 domain-containing protein; this encodes MDLHDWIDELSDVLGVEEEMDEALVLDLARVVAHAVQRPAAPITAYLLGYAAGAAGADPAGVERLAARAQRLAEAWDRPAGAPDPDVPAPDDVAVDHRGDGAD
- the mobA gene encoding molybdenum cofactor guanylyltransferase, with amino-acid sequence MLESFCAVVLAGGRAARLGGADKASVEVAGRTLLAHALDAVVDAAEVVVVGDPVPTERPVTFVRESPRYGGPVAALLTGRDALLRSTPTLAVLAVDMPHVTPWTLRRLHEAAAGRDGAALVGPDGRRQLALVLDLARLDAVRPDHEDQHGAALHRLLAPLDLAAVPAEGREHRDVDSWADLRDL
- a CDS encoding carbon-nitrogen hydrolase family protein, with the protein product MRSPLRVSLVQEAAGLDPAENRARLDALVPGDTDLVVLPEAFARDFGEAGSDVGPYAEPVDGPFGTEVARVARERGTTVVAGMFETGPDPARPYNTLLVRGGAQAAYRKVHLYDSFGYRESDRLTAGEVEPVVLDVAGTRVGLMTCYDLRFPELARLLVDRGSEVLVVPAAWVAGERKVDHWRTLVRARAIENTVFVLACGQPAPRYSGHSLVVDPLGDVLAEAGEGAGVLSAELRPEALEQARRTNPSLANRRL
- a CDS encoding biotin/lipoyl-binding carrier protein, which gives rise to MPREQVSEIVAEMVANVMSVVVEPGTAVAPGDTVVLLESMKMEIPVVVEHAGTVRAVKVAAGDVVQEGDVLVEVLL